From the genome of Lotus japonicus ecotype B-129 chromosome 6, LjGifu_v1.2, one region includes:
- the LOC130725117 gene encoding histone H3.3-like, translated as MARTKQTARKSTGGKAPRKQLATKAARKSVPTAGGIKKPHRYRHGTVALREIRKYQKSTDLLIRKLPFQRLVREIAQDFKTDLRFQSHAIFALQEAAEAYLVGLFEDTNLCAIHAKRVTIMPKDIQLARRIRGEHA; from the exons ATGGCTCGTACCAAGCAAACTGCTCGTAAGTCAACCGGTGGAAAAGCTCCTAGGAAGCAGCTTGCAACCAAG gCTGCTCGTAAGTCTGTACCAACCGCCGGTGGGATCAAGAAGCCGCATCGTTACCGTCATGGAACCGTTGCTCTTCG TGAGATTAGGAAGTACCAGAAGAGTACTGATCTGCTAATCAGGAAACTCCCTTTCCAGAGGTTGGTTCGTGAAATTGCTCAGGACTTCAAG ACTGACCTGCGTTTCCAGAGTCATGCTATCTTTGCATTGCAAGAAGCTGCCGAGGCATACCTCGTTGGACTCTTTGAGGACACCAACCTGTGCGCCATCCATGCTAAGCGTGTCACTATCATGCCTAAGGATATCCAGTTAGCAAGGAGGATTCGTGGTGAGCATGCTTGA